gtacagtttaaaagcacgtaaagtgttcttttttttccacttccatccagggggaaaacctggaatcttaccctacttggagctccgtagccctgggtagaaggagtgactttgcccccttggagctgaaaaagGAAACATGTACACATATTctcgactattaagcccccacAGAGTGGGGGCTTACAAAAGCGGGCAAGGAACAAAAAGTCGAGTTATCCCGGCCGGCTGGCACTCCGGCCATCTGGTCGGCCGCGTGTGCAACCAGATGGCTCAGCGTGATGTGCGACCAGATGGCCGGACAGCCAGCCGGCCGGGATAACTCGACTTTTTGTTCCTTACTCGTATATGTAAGCCCCCACCCTgtgggggcttaatagtcgagAATACGGGAAGGTGTAAAGAAATTGGGTATGGGCCTGGAGAGCAGCCCAACCCGGCagggaaaatgtaataaaatggtgTCGTATACACACAGCTCTGTTATGATCCAGTGGGCGGCCCTCAGAAGGGCCTTTAGGTTGTTTTTTTGTGCGTTCTCGGCGAGTGGTGTTTAACCGCCAAATCCGTAGAGAGTACGTCCCTGGCGCTTCAGGGCGTacaccacatccatggcggtgACGGTCTTTCTCTTGGCGTGCTCGGTATAGGTGACGGCGTCCCGGATGACGTTCTCCAGGAAAACCTTCAGCACACCGCGGGTCTCCTCGTAGATGAGGCCGGAGATGCGCTTGACACCGCCGCGGCGAGCCAGGCGGCGAATGGCGGGCTTGGTGATGCCCTGGATGTTGTCGCGGAGCACCTTCCTGTGCCTCTTGGCACCGCCTTTGCCGAGCCCCTTTCCTCCTTTGCCGCGTCCAGACATGCTCTCTTCTCGGTCGAAGCAGAAATACGAGCAGCAGCCCGAGAACGGCTGCTTATATGGAGCAGCTGCGGACCGGCGAGGGAGCCTCCGACGTGTGAGACCGAGAGGCGGGAGAGCCGCTGCCCGGCCCGCCCTCTGCAGAGAGCGGGCCCCGAGCGGCCGCTGCCGTTTGAAAAAGCGCGGGCTCCCAGCGCCCCTTTGTCCTGGGCTCGCCTGCGGGCGGGCGGGCTCCGCAGCTTCTGCTCTTCCCTCCTCACACGCCACCGGCGTTCAGGCCACGCAAACGGAACGGTGCAAAGCACCCAAGCCCCTCGCTGGTTGTTCCGGCCTGAAGCAACCCTAACCCGGGGTCCCCCTCCGACCGCTCTCAAATGTCTCAATGGGGCCAGCGCACCGAAGCCCTCCCCGGCGCCACCGCGCTGCGTGCGTGCAGCCACAACATGCACACGTCCACACCCCGCGCCCGGTAGCGGCGTGCCCGCAAactgaaaaatatatatgtataaaaatgaataaaaagtatGGACCGCAAGGTAGCCTTAGCGGCTGTGTTAACATTATTAACGTGCATCGCCGGAGGGTCGGACACGCCGCCCGGTGAGGCGAAGGTGCGAGCGCTGAATTTAAAGAAGCCGGCAAAAGTGAGACTTAGAAGGGATAAGCTCTTTGATGGAATCTGTGTGCGGCCCTGAAAAGAGCCCTTGTGTTTATAATGTATTTATACGGTGGTTCGTAAGGGAGGCTGCGGCGCTTCACTTGCTTGCTTTGCCCCCAGCCTTGTGGCTCTCGGTTTTCTTGGGCAGCAGCACGGCCTGGATGTTTGGCAGGACGCCTCCCTGGGCGATGGTGACTCTGCCCAGCAGCTTGTTGAGCTCCTCGTCGTTGCGGATGGCGAGCTGGAGGTGCCTGGGGATGATGCGGGTCTTCTTGTTGTCCCGGGCCGCGTTGCCGGCCAGCTCGAGGATCTCGGCCGTCAGGTACTCCAGGACTGCAGCCAGATAGACGGGGGCACCGGCGCCGACCCGCTCGGCGTAGCTTCCCTTTCGGAGCAGCCTGTGCACACGGCCCACAGGGAACTGCAGTCCGGCTCTGGAAGAGCGTGTCTTGGCCTTAGCGCGGGCCTTGCCTCCTTGCTTTCCGCGTCCAGACATGGCGAGCAGCTGCTGTAGGTTCTCGGGCTAAGAAGACAGAGAGACTATCCCTGCGTGCTCCGGACCCCGGTCATATAAAGACTCCGGGTCGTCTCTGATTGGTTGCCCGCTAGGCTCTGAGGCCCACATTGGAGGAAGGAATAACCTACTCCACCAATCAGAATTACAGAAGTGAAAGGCGCGTATTAAGATGAGGACGGAGGGGGTGCCGGTTGTGCCTACCAATGGGAACGGAGAATGGAACAAGCAGCTGCTTTACACGCCCAGCCTATAAGTACAGCAGCCCGGGCGCAGCTTCCGCATTTCTCCTGATTCCACAGCGAGCGCCTGCCCAGTGTCGATCATGCCTGAACCAGCCAAGTCCGCGCCGGCTCCCAAGAAGGGCTCCAAGAAAGCGCTGTCCGAGCCGCCCAAGAAGGACGGCAAGAAgcgcaagaggaccaggaaggagAGCTACGCTATCTACATTTACAAAGTGATGAAGCAGGTGCACCCCGACACCGGCATCTCCTCCAAGGCCATGGGCATCATGAACTCCTTCGTCAACGACATCTTTGAGCGCATCGCCGGGGAGGCTTCCCGCCTGGCTCACTACAACCAGCGGCGCACCATCACCTCCCGGGAGATCCAGACCGCCGTGCGCCTGCTGCTCCCCGGAGAGCTGGCCAAGCACGCCGTGTCCGAGGGCACCAAGGCCGTCACCAAGTACACTAGCGCCAAGTAAGGCTTCGAGGCACATCTCCAATTAACACAAGGGCTCTTTTAAGggccaacactttttcctctaagagCTGCTGTGCGGATATTATCGGTGAAGAGGTACCCTTAGCGTGTCTTATGAGTGAAGCGTAGTGTGGTGCGCATTAGGTCCCGCTCTGGCGGGGCCTGCAGCAGAGCGAGGGTCGGTAGAGCAGAGCGCCCTTCCTAATAAAAAGTCTATGTGAACAGGCTTTGTTGGGGATAAAGTGTCACTAAGCGCTGTAATGTAATAGCGTTTGACCCGCACGGACGGTCCCGCTATTGCTTTCCACGTTAGGGGAGAAGTGTGTACAGTTTGCACGGGGCACGTTCCGTTCGTACTTTAAAACCAAGGGAGACGAGAGCGGCTACAAGTCGCCCCCGAGCAGGCGCTCCCTCTGCTGAAGCCGGACAAGATTACCGGGGGTTTAAAAGTAGCACAGACACCACACAGCCCCGGCTTGCGAGGTGCCGGTCGCTGCACAACCCGTCTGCCAAACAAAGCACTTTATCATATGAAAAGGAGGCGCTCTGCTTTCCGGGTGCCGGTATGAGTTAATGAGTACCGGTGCCTACCAACACCTTCCTTTCGCCCCCGCCTCCCCCCGTGTACAACACACGGATATGAACAGCTCCTACGTGACAAGGTGGTGGCTCTTAGAAGAGCCCTTGTGGTATATGTGGTGTCGGTTAGGGTCGGTCCTTAGGCCCTCTCGCCGCGGATACGACGGGCCAGCTGAATGTCCTTGGGCATGATGGTGACCCTCTTGGCGTGGATGGCGCACAAGTTGGTGTCCTCAAAGAGCCCGACCAGGTAGGCCTCGCTGGCCTCCTGCAGGGCCATGACGGCCGAGCTCTGGAAGCGCAGGTCGGTCTTGAAGTCCTGCGCGATCTCCCGCACCAGGCGCTGGAAGGGCAGCTTGCGGATGAGCAGCTCGGTGGACTTCTGGTAGCGGCGGATCTCGCGGAGAGCCACGGTCCCGGGCCTGTAGCGGTGAGGCTTCTTGACTCCTCCGGTGGCAGGCGCGCTCTTGCGGGCAGCCTTGGTGGCCAGCTGCTTGCGAGGCGCCTTCCCTCCGGTGGACTTGCGGGCGGTCTGCTTGGTGCGGGCCATGGCGAAGACGGAGCTTTCTCTGCGCGGCGTGCGAGAAGGAATGGGGCCTGCCTCGCACAGAGGCCTATTTATGCCCTGGGAGACGGAGGGCTGCTCTGATTGGTTGAAACCACGGGCCCAAGTTTGGAAATAGCAAGGATTGGTTACTCACTGAAGAGGCGGCTCGTGGCTGGCTATAGCCAATGAAATGTGGTCAAAATGGAAAGCAGCCCCCCGATTGGTTGATGTACCCCGAGCCGAAAAAGCCCGCGTTTTGGGCAGCTCTTctcccccttgcccccccccccccggctagctgccgccccaccagtcaccccctcCCCGTCTCGGTCACCTGCGGGGGACAAGCCCACGGTGTTATAGCCCCTTTGGTCACCCTGGCACACGCCGTTACCTCCTACGGATTTAAGGCGCACACTCGTCTGCTTCAAGCAGACACTATTCCCAGTCCGCCTCGGACATAGTGTTTGCGGCTAAACACACACGTAATCACCCGAATGTGTCATCCACCGAGGTCTGATACCTCCCACACGTATAGTTAGCCTTAAAACTATCAAGGAGTTATAATAACCTCCGTGCGAGCATCCGCCCAAGATCACACGCGGCGCTCGAGCGCGGAGAGGCGCGCCGGGATTTCACGGTGCCGTTTATGGCTGGGGAGCGGGGCACGGCGTGCGCGGGGCTGGGGGGTGAACAGGCTCTCTTCTAGACCGGGTGGGTGGCTCTTAAAAGAGCCCTTGTGTTCGCAGTGTCTGGCAGGAGCCCTTACTTCTTCTTGGGCGCTGCCTTTTTGGGCTTGGCTGCTTTGGGTTTGGCCGCCTTGGGTTTCACCACCTTGGCGGGGCTTTTCTTGGCTGCCTTGGGCTTGGCCGCCTTTGCTTTCGCGGGACTCTTGGCAGCCTTCTTGGCCGGGGCAGCTTTGGGCTTCTTGGGGCTCTTGGCCGCCGCCGGCTTCTTGGCCTTCTTCGGGCTCTTCTTCACCCCCGCGGGGGCCTTCTTG
This genomic interval from Pleurodeles waltl isolate 20211129_DDA unplaced genomic scaffold, aPleWal1.hap1.20221129 scaffold_606, whole genome shotgun sequence contains the following:
- the LOC138278816 gene encoding histone H4, translated to MSGRGKGGKGLGKGGAKRHRKVLRDNIQGITKPAIRRLARRGGVKRISGLIYEETRGVLKVFLENVIRDAVTYTEHAKRKTVTAMDVVYALKRQGRTLYGFGG
- the LOC138278814 gene encoding histone H2A type 2-C, with translation MSGRGKQGGKARAKAKTRSSRAGLQFPVGRVHRLLRKGSYAERVGAGAPVYLAAVLEYLTAEILELAGNAARDNKKTRIIPRHLQLAIRNDEELNKLLGRVTIAQGGVLPNIQAVLLPKKTESHKAGGKASK
- the LOC138278815 gene encoding histone H2B 1.2-like: MPEPAKSAPAPKKGSKKALSEPPKKDGKKRKRTRKESYAIYIYKVMKQVHPDTGISSKAMGIMNSFVNDIFERIAGEASRLAHYNQRRTITSREIQTAVRLLLPGELAKHAVSEGTKAVTKYTSAK
- the LOC138278813 gene encoding histone H3, coding for MARTKQTARKSTGGKAPRKQLATKAARKSAPATGGVKKPHRYRPGTVALREIRRYQKSTELLIRKLPFQRLVREIAQDFKTDLRFQSSAVMALQEASEAYLVGLFEDTNLCAIHAKRVTIMPKDIQLARRIRGERA